The genomic stretch GCTGGTCCACGCAAAAAAACTTTGCCCTCTGTCCAACGAACAACCTGCGTGCCGCCCGCCGCGTGCACTTTCACAGGCGATTTCACATAGCCCGCGGCGATCGAGGCCACGGCGGATGCGCACGACCCCGTTCCCGAAGACTGCGTCTCGCCCACGCCGCGCTCGTAAAACCGGACTTCAATTTCATGCTCGCTTTTCACGCGGACAAACTCCACGTTCACGCCGTGCTTAAAATCCGGGTGCTGGCCAATCTCCGCGCCTTCTTTCTGCCATACCGGAGAGAATTCGCTTACAAATACCACGTAATGCGGATTTCCCATGGAAACCGGCGTGCCATGCGTCGGCGCAAAACCTACTGTCATGGAAAACTCGCTGCCCACCTGAGGCTCGCCCATTTCCATTTCAAATTCAAAGCTATGTTCCTCACGCGATACCAGATCGCAATGCTTCACGCCGGCGCCGGTGCTAATAGCGATCTTGCCGGAGTGCCCCTGGCTCACCAGGTAGGCCGCGACACACCGCGTCCCGTTGCCGGAGATTTCCGCCTCGCTGCCATCGGCATTGATCAGCCGTGCGCGAATATCGGCGTCTGCGGCGGGAAAGAGCCATTCCACACCGTCAGCGCCTACGCCGTTGTGGCGATCGCAAATGCGTTTGCTGAATTCATGCAGATCGGCTGGAGCATCAGCGCCATCCATGATCAGAAAATCATTTCCGCAAGCGGAGGCTTTAGTGAAAGGGACCTTCATCCTTAGTCTCTGTCCGGCCCCGGAGTAGTTTCCAGATGACTTACGTCGGATGTCTGGCGCAAGCGGTCCATCAGTTGTTTGTGTTCGTGGCGTGTACCCTCAACGCGGAACACCAGTTTTTCATTTTCTCCAGAACGGCTAAGATGCATGGCCTGCATTTCCTTGCCCTGGTCTTCCATAATCAAATTTACCTCGGCAACCAGGTCGTTTGCGGTTTTGTCGGAAACAATCGTGTAATTCATTGTCAGCGGCTTCAAGTTCAACTGGCGCTCCAGTATCCCGAGCAGATGCAGCGCAAGATAAATGAGCATGGTGGAAAAAATGGCTACCAGGTAGAGGCCCCCGCCCGCAGCCATGCCAATGGACGCGACCACAAAGATCGTCGCCGCCGTCGTGATTCCGCTTACGCCGCCTTTATCATGCAGAATGGAACCTGCGCCGATGAATCCGATGCCGGGAATGATTTGCGCGGCTATGCGCGTGTGATCGCCAATACCGAACTCCTTTGCCAGTTCAGTGGAGAGAATGGTGAACATGGCCGATCCGAAGCATATAAACATATTGGTGCGCAACCCGGCCGGCTTGCGCTTGAACTCACGCTCCAGACCGATTATTCCTCCAAGAACAGCAGCCAGCACGAGCCGGACCATCGCTTTTGACAGCAGGTCTTCCAGCGTTATGTGCGGCAAAGCAAGAGCCAGTATGTTCATTTGCCACCCGTGCCCAATCCCAGGGCAATTATCTTCGCGTTGAGCGATAGATCAAAGCTTTTGGCTGTGACGGACTGCCAATTGTAGCAATGGTCTCAAGTTCCTGGGGGAAATCATGCACGGCGCTGGCCACTTCGTCGCCGGGGAATGCGACGATGTAGTCCGCCGAGCGCGCGGGCTGCTTCAGAGCGGCCTTCCATAAACGATTGCTGCTTTCACACAGCACACGGCGGAGCGGGAGCCCCGCCATCTGCGTGGCTCCGGGATGCGCGCCGCAATTCATCATGAAAGTTGCTGAAGGCGGAAACGTCTTGAGCGTCTCCGCTAGTTGGCGATCCAAAGCCATACGGTCCTTGCCATTTACCTGCGCTTCCCGCAGGCAGATTGGTGTTGTCTGCCAGACGGAGTAATAGCTTGCGGCGACCACCAAAGCTGCCAAGGCGACAACATATATGGGGCGAAAAAACCTGGTGAGAAACTCACATCCCAGCGCCGCGAACACCGCGACGGCCGGCAGCAGTTGCAGGCCATAACGGACGTTGTAAAAGCTGAATGGCCACCATTCCGGATGATAGACAGGCACGCTGCCCCAGGCGATGCAGAGGACATAAAAGGGAAGTGGAGTCCATAAGACTGCCCAACTTAGGTAGCGGCGCGCAAAATAAAGCGATGCCAGCAGCGCGATGAAAGCGCTATTGAATAGCAGAAACTCTGTGCGGCCTTCCGCCAAATTGAACCGGGAAACTTTCAGGAACTGCAGCGTGGCGTCGCGCGGTGAATTTTCTCCCGGATAACTGGGCATAGTCGCGGTCTTGCTGCGCTGCTGAATAGCGCGCGCAGAGTATGGGCCGTTGGCAAACTCCAGCGCATTGTCAAAGGCAATCTGGTTGTAAAGAAGAAAGAACGCGGCGGTAGAGCCGGTGAACAAAAGAAAATTGCGGAGCCCGCGCCGTACCGACGGAAGATACGGCCGCATTCGCCACAGGAGAATTACAGCGCACGAGCCGATCACAGCAGCAAGAAACCAACCATCGTAACGAACCAGCATTGCCGCCGAAACCATTAGGCCACATTTCTTTAGCGAGTTTCCTGCTTGCTCCGCGTCGTCGCATGCGTGGCGCACAAACTCTGCAAAGTACACCGCCGACCAGACGAACAGAGCCAGATACAGCGATTCTCCCATCGCCGTGGACTGTATATATAGAAGATTGGGATTGAGCGCATAGATCAGGGCGGCAATCCATGCGGCAACGCCCGACGCTAATGATCGAATCAACCGAAACACGCCCAGCGTACCAGCGACGTAGGCAATCATCGATGGAATCGAAGCGCCCAGACCAGTCTGCCACATGCGGTCGTTCACGATAAAAGGAATATCGAGCAGATGCGGCAGCGGCAGCCAGACGGTGCCAAGCTGAAAGAGCCCGGGTGTGCGCGAATCAAAGACTCGGCGCGCAATGTGGATGTGCGCCACGGCGTCGCCATAAAGAAGGATGGCGCCCTGATGGTAATAAAAAATCAGAGCGCCAACAGAAAATGCGGCAGAAATTGCCGTGAGCAGCAAATAGTCACGGCGCGCCGCGGCGGACATGCGGAGGCCGACTACGCCTTTGCCTCCTGGCCCTTGCCCAGGTATTTATCCAGCAGCAACGCCAACTTCTGGCGGGTGGCCGCGGGAATTTTGTCTTTGTCAGTCTGGATAGCAAACTTCATCGCAGAGCCGCAGGCGCATTTGCGCTCCTTCGGCATGATCCCGACCGCATGCTTCACAACCTTGGCCGCGTTCTCCGCGTTGGCATGCACTACTTTCAATACCTGTTCCACGGTCACGTCTTCATGTCCGGCGCGCCAGCAGTCGTAGTCGGTGACCATGGCGCAGGTGGAGTAACAAATCTCCGCTTCGCGGCACAGCTTGGCTTCCTGCAGGTTGGTCATCCCGATCACGTCCGCGCCCCAGCTGCGGTAAAGATTCGATTCCGCGCGGGTGGAAAATTGCGGGCCTTCCATGCAGATGTACGTCCCGCCCTTTTTCCCGACCACGCCGATATCCTTGCAGGATTGGGTGAATGCCTCGGCGGCCTCGGGGCAGATAGGATCGCCAAACGCAACGTGCGCCACAATGCCGTGGCCAAAGAACGTGGAGATGCGATGGATGGTGCGATCGATAAACTGGTCAGGGATCACAAAGTCGGTGGGCTTGTGCTCTTCCTTGAGCGAACCAACGGCTGAGAGCGACAGGATGCGCTCCACGCCCAGGTCTTTCATGCCGTAAATGTTGGCGCGAAAGTTGATTTCTGAAGGAAGGATGCGGTGTCCGCGGCCGTGACGCGCAAGAAATGCCACCTTGCGCCCTTCCAGCGTGCCGAGCACGTAAGCGTCCGACGGCTCGCCGAACGGGGTTTGCACTGTAACTTCACGGATGTCTGTGAGGCCTGGCATGGAATACAAACCGCTGCCGCCCATAATGCCGATTTCAGCTTGCTGCAAGAGAGAATCTCCTTGATTGGGGTAATTGTTGATTATAGCGAAAGGCGTGTGGTGGATGCGGCAGATCAGGCGCGTCTTCCCCAATGCAAACGCCCCCTCAGGGAGAGAATGGGTCCTAGAGCCCCGCGCGATGGGCATTGAAGACTGCCGCCGGCAAGCGATTAAAAGGGCACGCCTTAACTGTGCCCCTTCGGCCAGCTGAGGGACTATCGGCTCACTCCGGCACTTTAGCCTGGTGAAAGGGCCATCCAGTTCACGAAGTAGTTCTCGCCGGCATTGCCGGAAACTATCTCGAAGTAGTTCCGCGTTACCTTCACGACAGTTTCAATATAGCGGACCCCATTCGGTTGTTTGTCCCACCATGGTGAGACGATCACCACAGGCGGGGTTTTAAAGGGCGAACTGAAATATATCCTCACTTGGTATTGTCCCTTGTTAACCGATCCGGTTTCCAGGACGCCATTCGCTCCGCTGACACGCCCTCGGTCCGCTGCGGCGTACTGCACGTAGTAGCCGCTCGGCGCCATATTCGCGCTGGAGATGCTCATCTCGCTTGCCGCGGCCGAGATTTGCGTTTCGACGTACCCTACCGATCCCGACCAGGTTGGAGTAAGGATAGCTACTGGATCCGGGCTGGAAAGCGTGTTTGAAAAATCGATGTCTTCCTGAGTGCTTGTCTTGGCAACGGCCCCTTCGGTGAAAGCCAGCGTGCCGTACTGGGTGGTATCGGAATCGATGGCGACTACGTTGACGTAATAGTTTTCCGGTGCGAAATTGTCTGAAACAACCTTACAGCCCGTCTTCGATATGCTTCCTTGAACCACCGTTTCGATGTATCTAACCTGGCTCGTCTGATGCAGCCAGACCGGCGTGACAAGAACGACTGGATTGGATTTGGTGGGCGAAGTGAATTTTACTTCCAGCGGGTCCGCATTGCTGGTTTTTTTAAGCTGTTGATAAACGATTGCCATAATGAAGTCCTTTCTTGTTTGGAGGCGACACTGCTGCCGTGCCGGGGACACTTGGATAGGCAGTTTTGATTTTCAGCTTGGCCGGAGTGACTAGAGCCGAAACCTTACAGCTTCGTCATAGCTCTGTCAAGATTTTTGCCGACTATTTCATAGGAAAGATAGCTTTGTCCCGATTAGTTCCAAAATGGGAACAACGGATGATTAGCTAATATGAACTAATTTATTAGAAAGGGCCTAGACAATATTTAGAAAATGATTGCTGCATTGTTGAACATGCGCGTCTTTGATTGCTATCCGCGCATAATAAGCTCTGCCGCGCCTCCGCGTATGTAAAACGAGCTCGGGCTTACAGCAACCCCAGATGATCCGGATACTTGGCCTGCAGCGAGCTCACCAGCAGCTCAAATTCAGGGAGTCCGTGCAGATTTTTTAAACAGTGGTCTTTCAGGAAGAAAGGCCAGCATGCGAAACCAGTGCTGATGCTGCGTTCCAGCCATTCAAAAGCCAGCTGGCGTTTCCCGGCCAGGGCAAGAATACATGCGATCTGGTAGTAAGTGTGGTGCGCGTGACCAAATGATTTTGGACTGGCGCAGGCGTGGATCATGCAGTTGAGCGCCACTTCATGTTTTCCCATCAAGGCAAAGAAGACGCCTTGCAGGCTCACGACGATCGGATCTTCCGGCAACAGTTCCAGCGCTTCATTCAGCAGCTCCTCCGCCTCTGGCCATTGCCCGGTCATCATCGCCGGGTAAGGAGCAAAATAGATGGCGTACTTGTTGCCGGGGCTTTCCTCACGCCATGCCTGAATCGCTTCCCGCGCCGCATCATATTCCTGGTTCCAGATGTAGACCTGAACAATGCTGGGACTCACTGACTTCCTGGGATGAAATTGGCTCCCCCTCTCATACATGGCGCGCGCGTGGTCCAGCAGCCCGATGTGCGCCAGAATGGTTGCAAGCCGGTTGTAAGCATGTGGCAGATTGTTCTGCAGGGCCAGGGCGCGCTTGAGCTCAGTGATCGCTTCC from Terriglobia bacterium encodes the following:
- the dapF gene encoding diaminopimelate epimerase is translated as MDGADAPADLHEFSKRICDRHNGVGADGVEWLFPAADADIRARLINADGSEAEISGNGTRCVAAYLVSQGHSGKIAISTGAGVKHCDLVSREEHSFEFEMEMGEPQVGSEFSMTVGFAPTHGTPVSMGNPHYVVFVSEFSPVWQKEGAEIGQHPDFKHGVNVEFVRVKSEHEIEVRFYERGVGETQSSGTGSCASAVASIAAGYVKSPVKVHAAGGTQVVRWTEGKVFLRGPAQLICQGEFLG
- the mtnP gene encoding S-methyl-5'-thioadenosine phosphorylase codes for the protein MQQAEIGIMGGSGLYSMPGLTDIREVTVQTPFGEPSDAYVLGTLEGRKVAFLARHGRGHRILPSEINFRANIYGMKDLGVERILSLSAVGSLKEEHKPTDFVIPDQFIDRTIHRISTFFGHGIVAHVAFGDPICPEAAEAFTQSCKDIGVVGKKGGTYICMEGPQFSTRAESNLYRSWGADVIGMTNLQEAKLCREAEICYSTCAMVTDYDCWRAGHEDVTVEQVLKVVHANAENAAKVVKHAVGIMPKERKCACGSAMKFAIQTDKDKIPAATRQKLALLLDKYLGKGQEAKA
- a CDS encoding H-type lectin domain-containing protein encodes the protein MAIVYQQLKKTSNADPLEVKFTSPTKSNPVVLVTPVWLHQTSQVRYIETVVQGSISKTGCKVVSDNFAPENYYVNVVAIDSDTTQYGTLAFTEGAVAKTSTQEDIDFSNTLSSPDPVAILTPTWSGSVGYVETQISAAASEMSISSANMAPSGYYVQYAAADRGRVSGANGVLETGSVNKGQYQVRIYFSSPFKTPPVVIVSPWWDKQPNGVRYIETVVKVTRNYFEIVSGNAGENYFVNWMALSPG
- a CDS encoding MgtC/SapB family protein encodes the protein MNILALALPHITLEDLLSKAMVRLVLAAVLGGIIGLEREFKRKPAGLRTNMFICFGSAMFTILSTELAKEFGIGDHTRIAAQIIPGIGFIGAGSILHDKGGVSGITTAATIFVVASIGMAAGGGLYLVAIFSTMLIYLALHLLGILERQLNLKPLTMNYTIVSDKTANDLVAEVNLIMEDQGKEMQAMHLSRSGENEKLVFRVEGTRHEHKQLMDRLRQTSDVSHLETTPGPDRD